A genomic segment from Thermodesulfobacteriota bacterium encodes:
- the bamA gene encoding outer membrane protein assembly factor BamA — protein MKRAGSSPRIAAALVIAIALSFVFPGWAQDKPDGTVARIMLFPFTVNADNDVGLSLTAGLDTVLTDRLADYGTAVISDVQARQPGLSVGQRRRLALEKGAGAALWGSVTVQGEQFSIEASLTKTPADAVIQHFTGEGKSLSRAVENLAKNIFGTISGKILVSDIQVRGNVRIEAEAIKKVIGTKAGDAFSKEQLSDDLRSIYQMGYFEDVRVSVDDTAAGKIVYFDVKERPTVRKILFKDNTLFDDEELTKEITISRGSIINTLEIQRNIRKMEQLYKDKNYHSVKITYAILPEDNNQADIEFTIAQGDKYRIRKITFEGNKVYSDKQLKKVIETSEKGLIMWMISSAGDLKMDQLYQDVARLTAHYQDHGYMNAKIGDPEITYGDVPGTETGEKKKKGITITFKIEEGHQYNIGKIRISGDLIDDEQVLRSKLTIAENTVFNRSGVRTDLMTLSDFYSDKGYYYVDVYPETVTSEADRTVDIDYKISKGNLVYFDEIIISGNSKTRDKVIRRELDIYEQELYSGQKLKRGIGRLYRLNYFENVNVDTIEKEAENKVDLKIEVEEKSTGEFSFGGGYGSIEKFFATASISQYNLFGRGQVLQVQGQVGGTTTQYKLSFTEPWLFDIPLSAGFDLYNWGVDYDTYDMDTTGGGLRFGYPVFKDTRLYLSNTYEQNHLTDVSVFAPISIQEMEEDSITSSVSASLVYDTRDNTMNPRKGAKNSFTIENAGGMLGGDVAFTKYTTELGWYVPLFWKTFTFLHSEGGYVHENSGGYLPDYECFYLGGINSLRGFDWRDICVYETDETGLVIEKGGDKYVQFNLELLCPLFGEKIGLVGLLFYDTGNVYDVGESIDLGNLRETAGFGIRWFSPMGPIRLERGYILDAKDGEDSSGRWEFSIGTAF, from the coding sequence TTGAAGCGCGCGGGATCTTCCCCGCGGATAGCTGCCGCACTGGTCATAGCCATCGCCCTGTCTTTCGTTTTCCCGGGATGGGCGCAGGACAAGCCGGATGGAACCGTTGCCCGGATCATGTTGTTCCCGTTTACCGTGAATGCGGATAATGATGTGGGGCTATCTCTCACCGCCGGGTTGGATACTGTTCTGACCGACCGTCTGGCCGATTATGGCACAGCCGTGATCAGTGACGTTCAGGCGAGACAACCGGGCCTGTCCGTTGGCCAGAGAAGACGACTCGCTCTTGAAAAAGGAGCTGGCGCCGCGCTCTGGGGCAGCGTTACCGTCCAGGGAGAGCAGTTCAGCATCGAAGCCTCCCTGACTAAAACACCTGCGGACGCCGTCATACAGCATTTTACCGGCGAAGGAAAGTCCCTTTCACGGGCCGTCGAGAACCTGGCGAAGAATATTTTCGGAACCATTTCGGGGAAAATCCTTGTCTCCGACATCCAGGTGCGCGGTAATGTTCGTATCGAAGCGGAAGCCATCAAGAAAGTAATCGGCACCAAAGCCGGCGATGCGTTCAGCAAAGAACAACTTTCCGATGACTTGCGATCGATTTATCAGATGGGTTATTTCGAGGATGTCCGGGTCTCGGTCGATGATACCGCTGCCGGGAAAATCGTTTATTTTGACGTCAAGGAAAGACCGACGGTAAGGAAAATTCTCTTCAAGGATAATACCCTGTTTGATGACGAAGAGTTGACCAAAGAGATTACCATCAGTCGCGGCTCCATCATCAATACGCTGGAAATACAGCGCAACATCAGGAAGATGGAACAGTTATACAAGGATAAGAATTATCACAGCGTCAAGATTACCTATGCGATTCTTCCCGAGGACAACAACCAGGCGGATATTGAATTCACCATTGCGCAGGGGGATAAATACCGGATTCGGAAAATTACGTTTGAAGGCAATAAGGTATACAGCGACAAGCAATTGAAAAAGGTCATCGAGACTTCTGAAAAAGGTCTGATCATGTGGATGATTTCCTCCGCCGGTGACCTGAAGATGGATCAGTTGTATCAGGATGTCGCCCGGTTGACCGCTCACTACCAGGACCACGGGTATATGAACGCAAAAATCGGGGATCCGGAAATTACTTACGGTGACGTGCCGGGAACGGAAACAGGGGAAAAGAAAAAAAAGGGCATCACCATCACCTTCAAGATTGAAGAGGGGCATCAGTACAACATCGGGAAAATCCGTATTTCAGGGGATCTGATTGATGATGAGCAGGTACTGCGCAGTAAACTCACCATTGCCGAGAACACGGTTTTTAATCGTTCCGGCGTCCGCACGGATTTGATGACGCTGAGTGATTTTTATTCCGACAAGGGCTATTACTATGTTGATGTTTATCCGGAGACCGTAACCAGCGAAGCCGATCGAACGGTGGATATCGATTATAAGATCAGCAAGGGGAATCTGGTTTATTTTGATGAAATCATCATTTCCGGAAATTCGAAGACCCGGGATAAGGTAATCCGGCGGGAACTGGATATTTACGAGCAGGAGCTCTACAGCGGTCAGAAGCTGAAAAGGGGGATCGGCCGGTTGTACCGACTCAATTATTTTGAAAACGTGAACGTCGATACCATAGAGAAAGAAGCCGAAAACAAGGTCGACCTGAAGATAGAAGTGGAGGAAAAGTCCACCGGGGAGTTTTCCTTCGGCGGCGGATACGGCAGCATCGAAAAGTTTTTTGCCACCGCCTCCATTTCTCAATACAACCTTTTCGGCCGCGGGCAGGTATTGCAGGTCCAGGGTCAGGTCGGCGGCACCACCACGCAGTATAAACTCAGTTTTACCGAACCCTGGCTGTTTGACATCCCCCTGTCCGCGGGTTTTGATCTGTACAACTGGGGAGTCGATTATGATACGTACGACATGGATACTACCGGAGGTGGCTTGCGCTTCGGCTATCCCGTTTTCAAGGATACCCGGTTATACCTTTCAAATACTTACGAACAAAATCATCTTACGGATGTTTCCGTGTTCGCCCCCATATCCATTCAGGAGATGGAGGAGGACAGCATTACCAGCAGCGTGTCCGCCTCGCTGGTGTATGATACCCGGGATAATACCATGAACCCCCGCAAAGGCGCCAAAAATTCGTTTACCATCGAAAACGCCGGCGGTATGCTCGGTGGAGACGTGGCTTTTACCAAGTACACCACCGAACTGGGCTGGTACGTGCCGCTGTTCTGGAAAACATTTACCTTCCTCCACTCCGAAGGCGGCTATGTCCATGAAAATTCAGGCGGGTATCTACCGGACTATGAGTGCTTTTATCTGGGCGGCATCAATTCGTTGCGGGGGTTCGACTGGCGTGATATATGCGTTTATGAAACCGATGAAACCGGTCTGGTCATCGAAAAAGGCGGGGATAAATATGTGCAGTTCAACCTGGAATTGCTGTGTCCCCTGTTCGGCGAGAAAATCGGCCTGGTTGGACTATTGTTTTATGACACCGGTAATGTTTATGATGTGGGCGAAAGCATCGATCTTGGAAATTTGAGAGAAACGGCGGGGTTCGGTATCCGGTGGTTTTCACCCATGGGGCCGATCCGCCTGGAAAGAGGGTATATACTGGATGCCAAGGACGGGGAAGACTCAAGCGGACGGTGGGAATTCAGTATAGGAACAGCCTTTTAA
- a CDS encoding OmpH family outer membrane protein produces the protein MKRIIFWIAGIMAGVALFAGPGVAEDVAKIGVVDFQRFLTESNIGKAAQSEIEAEGAKMESDLKGQGSAIEALEKKMEADAMVLSEEKKEAQLREYRIKIGDLKALQQKYTVALKKKEQQLIGSVQQEASALAAELGKKEGYLLLIEKNAVIYYPTAIDVTDHLIQYANEKKTAPPKKQ, from the coding sequence ATGAAACGGATAATTTTCTGGATTGCAGGGATAATGGCGGGGGTGGCCTTGTTCGCAGGTCCCGGCGTTGCCGAGGATGTCGCTAAAATCGGGGTGGTCGATTTTCAGCGCTTTTTAACCGAATCCAATATCGGCAAAGCGGCCCAGTCGGAGATCGAGGCAGAAGGCGCTAAGATGGAAAGCGATCTTAAGGGACAGGGAAGCGCCATCGAAGCCCTGGAAAAAAAGATGGAAGCGGACGCCATGGTACTCAGCGAAGAGAAAAAGGAGGCCCAGCTCCGCGAATACAGGATCAAGATCGGAGATTTGAAGGCGCTGCAGCAGAAATATACGGTGGCGTTAAAGAAGAAGGAGCAGCAGCTGATCGGTAGTGTGCAGCAGGAAGCTTCCGCTCTGGCTGCCGAGCTGGGCAAGAAAGAGGGATACCTCCTGTTGATAGAAAAGAACGCTGTCATCTATTATCCCACGGCCATAGATGTCACCGACCACCTGATTCAGTATGCCAACGAGAAAAAGACCGCTCCGCCCAAAAAACAGTAA
- the lpxD gene encoding UDP-3-O-(3-hydroxymyristoyl)glucosamine N-acyltransferase: MKLSLGEIAVMIGGVVRGNPDLRISGAAPFERAGQEDITLAGSPVYWNAASQTRAGALIVPAGVSCDHENCIEAADPQVAFTRLINLFADRHPPTPGIDPQSVIGLNFSCGAAVTIFPGVVIADNVILGDRVVLYPGVYLGDGVTIGSDVEIHAHVSILWGCIIGSRVTIQAGTVVGSDGFGYTRDGDRYLKIAHTGIVRIDDDVEIGACNTIDRGKFDRTWIKSGVKTDNLIHIAHNVTVGENTIIVAQAAVAGSVTIGRNVILAGQAGISGHLTIGDHAIIGPQAGIAKSVAPGDVISGTPGMPHKLWLKTSSLITRLPDLNRKVKEMEKRLAELESRLGKNGSDDH, encoded by the coding sequence ATGAAATTATCCCTGGGGGAAATAGCCGTTATGATCGGCGGTGTGGTGAGGGGAAATCCCGATCTACGGATATCCGGAGCGGCTCCTTTTGAACGGGCCGGACAGGAGGACATCACCCTGGCCGGCAGCCCGGTATACTGGAATGCCGCCAGCCAAACCCGGGCCGGCGCTCTCATCGTTCCAGCGGGGGTAAGCTGCGATCATGAGAACTGTATTGAAGCGGCTGATCCTCAAGTTGCTTTTACCCGGCTGATCAACCTGTTTGCCGATCGCCACCCGCCGACGCCGGGGATCGATCCTCAATCCGTCATCGGCCTGAATTTCTCCTGCGGCGCAGCAGTGACGATTTTTCCTGGCGTGGTGATCGCCGATAACGTCATCCTGGGTGATCGGGTCGTTCTTTATCCGGGGGTTTATCTGGGTGACGGCGTTACCATCGGCAGCGACGTGGAGATTCATGCCCATGTGTCCATTTTGTGGGGATGCATTATCGGCAGCCGCGTGACCATCCAGGCCGGAACGGTAGTCGGCAGCGACGGGTTTGGATACACCCGTGACGGGGATCGCTACCTGAAAATCGCGCACACCGGTATCGTCCGGATCGATGACGACGTGGAGATCGGGGCCTGCAACACCATCGACCGCGGTAAGTTCGATCGAACCTGGATCAAGAGCGGGGTCAAAACGGACAATCTGATTCACATCGCCCATAACGTGACGGTCGGGGAGAACACCATTATCGTGGCCCAGGCCGCCGTGGCCGGCAGCGTCACCATCGGCCGGAACGTCATCCTGGCCGGCCAGGCGGGTATTTCCGGGCACCTCACCATCGGAGACCACGCCATCATCGGCCCTCAAGCCGGAATAGCCAAATCCGTGGCCCCCGGCGACGTGATATCCGGAACCCCCGGAATGCCCCATAAATTATGGCTGAAGACGAGCAGTCTGATCACCCGTCTTCCGGATTTGAACCGGAAAGTAAAAGAGATGGAAAAACGGCTGGCTGAACTGGAAAGCCGGTTGGGGAAAAACGGATCCGATGACCATTGA
- the fabZ gene encoding 3-hydroxyacyl-ACP dehydratase FabZ, translating to MTIDINKILLLLPQRYPFILIDRVIDYVPDEHITAIKNVSAGDPWMAGHFPGNPVMPGVLILEAMCQAGGVLVNLSRNEKNNQSARYLAGLDKVRFRRRVVPGDQLIIRGKIIKRKLNIIKMEVTATVEGVLVAEAQIMASTGVENDTSDGDR from the coding sequence ATGACCATTGACATCAATAAAATTCTTTTGCTGCTGCCCCAGCGGTACCCGTTTATTCTGATCGACCGGGTGATCGATTATGTGCCGGACGAGCATATCACTGCCATCAAAAATGTTTCCGCCGGCGACCCCTGGATGGCCGGCCATTTTCCGGGAAATCCCGTAATGCCCGGCGTGCTGATTCTGGAGGCCATGTGCCAGGCCGGCGGTGTGCTGGTGAATCTGTCCCGGAACGAAAAAAACAATCAATCGGCCAGATATCTGGCCGGCCTGGATAAAGTGCGTTTCAGAAGAAGAGTTGTTCCCGGAGACCAGTTGATCATTCGCGGGAAGATTATCAAGAGAAAGCTCAATATCATCAAGATGGAAGTGACCGCGACGGTCGAGGGTGTACTGGTCGCGGAAGCCCAGATCATGGCCAGCACAGGAGTGGAAAATGATACATCCGACGGCGATCGTTGA